From the Bacillus marinisedimentorum genome, one window contains:
- a CDS encoding TVP38/TMEM64 family protein codes for MEQTTVMLAAIVKTTGLFAPALFIILHILRPFLFIPVAAVCVAGGVLFGPLAGAVYSAIGISFVSFSFYYLGSMFPKMFERLSALKQKWFGRRGQFSAGQITILRLLPFMHFHLLSLCIMESTKNFKDYMKTSIFANIPLAVVYTAFGGMIEKMAIGPAVLFAAVLAALFYVFRTKNTVFKWDEFFEARSVS; via the coding sequence GCAAACCACAGTGATGCTGGCAGCGATAGTGAAGACAACCGGTTTATTTGCTCCGGCCTTATTTATCATCCTGCATATTCTTCGGCCGTTTCTGTTCATACCGGTGGCGGCTGTCTGTGTGGCTGGCGGTGTGCTGTTCGGACCGCTTGCAGGAGCGGTATATTCGGCGATCGGCATTTCGTTCGTCAGTTTTTCTTTTTATTATTTGGGGAGCATGTTTCCAAAAATGTTTGAGCGGCTTTCCGCGTTGAAGCAGAAGTGGTTCGGCCGGCGGGGGCAGTTCTCGGCAGGTCAAATCACCATTTTGCGGCTGCTGCCGTTCATGCACTTTCATCTGCTATCATTATGTATTATGGAATCCACTAAAAATTTCAAGGACTATATGAAAACATCTATTTTTGCAAATATTCCGCTTGCAGTTGTCTACACGGCTTTCGGCGGCATGATCGAAAAAATGGCGATCGGGCCTGCAGTACTGTTTGCGGCGGTTTTAGCCGCGTTGTTTTATGTTTTTCGGACGAAAAATACGGTTTTCAAGTGGGATGAATTTTTTGAGGCCCGTTCTGTTTCCTGA
- a CDS encoding sigma-w pathway protein ysdB — MIIILFRLFILAAVILLIYSAFKYVLNPMRKLELAYEQKKFFLLDDQNNVRKNLLLTYKGVLFEGEKYLGTTEKAFEVVDVSMRVKQPDRLVGMDREDFYFIEKEILIRYPNAKIEWKSPVKEFLAMM; from the coding sequence ATGATTATCATTTTATTTCGGCTGTTTATCCTGGCAGCCGTCATCCTGCTGATTTATTCGGCGTTCAAATATGTATTGAATCCGATGCGGAAGCTTGAACTGGCCTATGAGCAAAAAAAGTTTTTTCTTCTTGATGATCAAAATAACGTTCGAAAAAACCTGCTCTTAACGTATAAAGGCGTTTTATTCGAAGGGGAGAAATATCTGGGTACAACCGAAAAGGCGTTTGAGGTCGTTGATGTATCCATGCGGGTCAAACAGCCTGACCGGCTTGTCGGAATGGACAGGGAGGACTTCTATTTTATCGAAAAGGAAATCCTGATCCGCTACCCGAATGCCAAAATTGAGTGGAAAAGCCCTGTAAAAGAATTTCTGGCAATGATGTAG
- a CDS encoding dUTP diphosphatase: MGDRLELNRLIRMQKELDSRIESERKLGSQDLTDRKILALFVELGELANETRCFKFWSSKPPAADDVILEEYVDCLHFILSIGIGLGWERKMKAEFEQSDNEMTSLFNNVFTLTADFNKDRSLLRFSEMFTAFLTLGGKLGFSGAVIERGYFDKNKENHNRQEQGY; encoded by the coding sequence ATGGGAGACCGGCTGGAACTTAACCGCCTGATCCGGATGCAAAAGGAACTTGACAGCAGGATAGAATCGGAACGGAAACTCGGCAGCCAGGATTTGACTGATCGGAAAATACTGGCGCTGTTCGTGGAGTTGGGGGAACTGGCCAATGAGACAAGGTGCTTCAAGTTCTGGAGCAGCAAACCGCCTGCAGCGGATGATGTCATCTTGGAAGAATATGTTGACTGCCTCCACTTTATTCTGTCGATCGGAATCGGATTGGGATGGGAACGTAAAATGAAGGCGGAATTTGAGCAATCGGATAATGAAATGACTTCTTTATTCAATAACGTTTTTACACTCACAGCTGATTTCAATAAAGACAGGTCGCTTTTGCGCTTTTCAGAGATGTTTACGGCATTTCTCACACTTGGAGGAAAGCTCGGCTTCAGCGGTGCTGTTATCGAACGCGGCTATTTTGACAAAAACAAAGAAAACCATAACAGGCAGGAACAGGGATATTAA